The following proteins are encoded in a genomic region of Cryptomeria japonica chromosome 11, Sugi_1.0, whole genome shotgun sequence:
- the LOC131859854 gene encoding uncharacterized protein LOC131859854 isoform X1: protein MTTKPSSFGGTKVCGSILPVNYQILEIKILGGLRKFESKKLKANTVDYITLISVNDPFVMTTRSTFMFLQMVMHIISMHWIWKCKVHQPHYFCVTSVLDSSFFLKSSTSIMNENLCICCCG, encoded by the exons ATGacaacaaaaccaagctccttcgg AGGCACCAAGGTTTGTGGTTCGATTCTACCTGTGAATTATCAG ATTTTGGAGATTAAAATTTTAGGTGGCTTAAGGAAGTTTGAATCCAAGAAACTGAAGGCTAACACAGTCGATTACATAACTCTCATTAGTG TTAATGATCCCTTTGTGATGACAACAAGAAGCACGTTTATGTTCCTGCAGATGGTTATGCACATTATATCTATGCATTGG ATTTGGAAGTGTAAAGTGCACCAGCCACATTATTTTTGTGTCACCTCTGTTTTGGATTCTTCATTTTTCCTGAAAAGTTCAACATCTATTATGAATGAGAACCTGTGTATTTGTTGTTGTGGATAA
- the LOC131859854 gene encoding uncharacterized protein LOC131859854 isoform X2 → MTTKPSSFGYSFKFFWRHQGLWFDSTCELSVNDPFVMTTRSTFMFLQMVMHIISMHWIWKCKVHQPHYFCVTSVLDSSFFLKSSTSIMNENLCICCCG, encoded by the exons ATGacaacaaaaccaagctccttcgggtattcttttaaatttttttgg AGGCACCAAGGTTTGTGGTTCGATTCTACCTGTGAATTATCAG TTAATGATCCCTTTGTGATGACAACAAGAAGCACGTTTATGTTCCTGCAGATGGTTATGCACATTATATCTATGCATTGG ATTTGGAAGTGTAAAGTGCACCAGCCACATTATTTTTGTGTCACCTCTGTTTTGGATTCTTCATTTTTCCTGAAAAGTTCAACATCTATTATGAATGAGAACCTGTGTATTTGTTGTTGTGGATAA